One part of the Terriglobales bacterium genome encodes these proteins:
- the betB gene encoding betaine-aldehyde dehydrogenase has product MLTASTAKVEPGKLLINGEWTNSSHHQTFDSINPATGEVITQIASAGPEDVDRAVKAARAVFDDPNSKWRRMSASERGKVLWRIAELVDQNIEELAELETLDNGKPIFESRYVDMPMVADVFRYYAGLATKIHGETVNTNENAFTYTLREPVGVVGAIIPWNFPLLLASWKLGPALACGNTVVLKPAEQTPLTALRFGQLALEAGLPAGVLNIITGGPEAGAALVRHPQVDKIAFTGSTAVGKEIMKSASDTLKRVTLELGGKSPNIVFADSDIDNAVKGAINGIFYGKGEVCNAGSRLFVERSLHDQFVEKLIERTKKLRPGDPFDPKTRLGAIVSEKQMQTVMSYIEAGKKDGAQVLAGGNRVSVGDANGYFIEPTIFGGVKNDMRIAQEEIFGPVLATLTFDDVDEVAALANQNVYGLAAAIWTKDIKRAHALSKRLRAGTVWINTYGLMDAALPFGGYKQSGFGRELGIHAVEHYTELKTVWLSL; this is encoded by the coding sequence ATGCTAACTGCAAGTACGGCAAAAGTTGAACCGGGAAAACTGCTCATCAACGGCGAGTGGACGAACTCGTCGCATCACCAGACGTTTGACTCGATTAACCCGGCGACCGGTGAGGTGATCACGCAAATTGCTTCGGCTGGGCCGGAGGATGTCGATCGGGCGGTGAAGGCGGCGCGGGCTGTCTTTGACGATCCCAACTCAAAGTGGCGGCGGATGTCGGCGAGCGAGCGCGGCAAGGTGCTGTGGCGCATCGCCGAGTTGGTTGACCAGAACATCGAAGAGCTTGCCGAACTCGAAACGCTCGACAACGGCAAGCCGATTTTCGAATCGCGCTACGTGGATATGCCAATGGTGGCCGATGTGTTCCGTTACTACGCGGGGCTGGCGACCAAGATCCACGGCGAAACGGTGAACACCAATGAAAACGCGTTCACTTATACATTGCGAGAGCCCGTGGGAGTTGTGGGCGCAATCATTCCGTGGAATTTTCCGTTGCTGCTGGCGAGTTGGAAGCTGGGTCCGGCGCTGGCATGCGGGAACACGGTAGTCCTGAAACCGGCGGAGCAGACGCCGCTGACGGCGTTGCGCTTCGGACAGCTTGCGTTGGAAGCGGGGCTTCCGGCGGGAGTGCTGAACATCATCACGGGTGGCCCGGAAGCGGGCGCGGCGCTGGTGCGGCATCCGCAGGTGGACAAGATCGCGTTTACCGGATCGACGGCGGTCGGCAAGGAAATCATGAAGTCGGCCAGCGATACGCTAAAGCGGGTAACGCTGGAGTTGGGCGGCAAGTCGCCGAATATCGTGTTCGCCGATTCCGATATCGATAACGCCGTGAAGGGCGCCATCAACGGAATCTTTTACGGCAAAGGTGAAGTCTGCAATGCGGGGTCACGCCTGTTCGTGGAGCGAAGCCTGCACGATCAGTTCGTGGAAAAGCTGATTGAGCGCACAAAGAAGCTGCGGCCGGGGGATCCTTTCGATCCGAAGACGCGGCTGGGAGCGATCGTCAGCGAGAAGCAGATGCAGACGGTGATGAGCTACATCGAGGCTGGCAAGAAAGATGGAGCGCAGGTGCTGGCTGGCGGTAATCGTGTCAGCGTTGGTGACGCCAACGGCTACTTCATCGAGCCAACCATCTTTGGCGGCGTGAAGAACGACATGCGTATCGCACAGGAAGAGATATTCGGTCCGGTGCTGGCAACGCTGACCTTCGATGATGTCGATGAGGTTGCGGCGCTGGCGAACCAGAACGTGTATGGGCTGGCGGCGGCGATCTGGACGAAGGACATCAAACGGGCGCACGCGCTGAGCAAGCGTCTGCGGGCCGGGACGGTGTGGATCAATACCTACGGATTGATGGATGCCGCGCTGCCATTCGGCGGATACAAGCAGTCGGGCTTCGGGCGCGAGCTGGGTATCCATGCGGTGGAGCATTACACGGAATTGAAGACGGTGTGGTTATCGCTTTAA
- a CDS encoding Phenylacetic acid catabolic protein gives MPGKVMRIGTFSDWEGLFEEWRKDIGVNRDEIAGFKFDTLFGQIETDEIQFGHYKGKKKWENLRQIPTQQMRDALLNMIVYQGDTEFASVEQQRWLFETAPTDWDRKALTRVMIEEMRHGWQMCALLVEFFGYTGKVEAQKMLERRAFENKRLLGAFNVDVDNWMDFYTYTDFVDRDGKFQLQMLKYSAFAPLGRSMSYMLREEAFHMGAGNDGLRRVVEAGKIPAWLIQKYLNKWISTSYDLFGTDHSSSAHWAYVWGIKGRYDEPQNQAEADLDDLNDYNRTLYRNEVAGLIERFNKCLKPGNDPLYAPDIKFNRAIGKYAGQKFHAKTGGPLGDREYEQHFREVTPNEEDKKLLLEIINNDKNWIVPKAGAKDPLETIAEPRKMAINI, from the coding sequence ATGCCGGGAAAAGTGATGCGCATTGGCACGTTCAGTGACTGGGAAGGTCTGTTCGAAGAATGGCGTAAAGACATTGGCGTGAATCGGGACGAAATTGCCGGGTTCAAGTTCGACACGCTCTTCGGCCAAATCGAGACCGACGAAATCCAGTTCGGCCACTACAAAGGCAAAAAGAAGTGGGAGAACCTGCGCCAGATCCCGACCCAGCAGATGCGCGACGCGCTGCTGAACATGATCGTGTACCAGGGCGACACGGAATTTGCGAGCGTGGAGCAGCAGCGGTGGTTGTTCGAGACCGCGCCGACGGACTGGGATCGCAAGGCGCTGACGCGCGTGATGATCGAGGAGATGCGTCACGGCTGGCAGATGTGCGCGCTGCTGGTGGAGTTCTTCGGTTACACCGGTAAAGTCGAAGCACAGAAGATGCTGGAGCGGCGGGCGTTTGAAAACAAGCGTCTGCTGGGCGCTTTCAACGTGGACGTGGATAACTGGATGGACTTCTACACGTACACCGATTTCGTGGACCGCGACGGGAAGTTCCAGTTGCAGATGCTGAAGTACTCGGCGTTTGCGCCGCTGGGTCGGTCGATGTCGTACATGCTGCGGGAAGAGGCGTTCCACATGGGCGCGGGAAATGATGGGCTGCGGCGCGTGGTGGAGGCGGGGAAAATTCCGGCATGGCTGATCCAGAAGTATCTGAATAAGTGGATTTCGACTTCGTACGACCTGTTTGGGACCGACCATTCGTCGTCGGCACACTGGGCGTATGTGTGGGGCATCAAGGGACGTTATGACGAGCCGCAGAACCAGGCGGAAGCGGACCTCGATGATCTGAACGACTACAACCGAACGTTGTACCGGAACGAAGTGGCCGGGTTGATCGAGCGCTTCAATAAATGCCTGAAGCCTGGAAATGATCCACTGTACGCGCCGGACATCAAGTTCAACCGTGCGATCGGGAAGTATGCCGGGCAGAAGTTCCACGCGAAGACCGGCGGGCCGCTCGGCGACCGAGAGTACGAGCAGCACTTTCGTGAGGTCACGCCGAACGAGGAAGATAAGAAGCTGCTGCTGGAGATCATCAACAACGACAAGAACTGGATTGTGCCGAAGGCTGGTGCTAAAGACCCGCTGGAGACGATCGCCGAACCCCGGAAGATGGCGATCAATATCTAG
- a CDS encoding response regulator transcription factor, which yields MKILVVDDEPQILRVLRRGLEDKGYEVATASDGVAALDTLKSTKVDLLITDLRMPDLNGLQLCTEVRKNSKLPILVLSVKGEEATKVEALDAGADDYVTKPFGMDELLARIRALSRRTHEEEPSGEPIKVGDFEVNPDQRQVLVRGQEIRLTPKEYELIIFFLANRGKVNTHRSILRAVWGENSQEQPEYLRVFVGQLRKKIEVDPSHPRYIKTEPWVGYRFNPEL from the coding sequence ATGAAAATACTGGTTGTGGATGACGAGCCCCAGATCCTGCGCGTGCTGCGGCGGGGACTGGAAGATAAAGGCTATGAGGTGGCGACTGCATCGGACGGCGTCGCCGCGCTGGACACGCTGAAATCAACAAAGGTGGACTTGCTGATCACAGATTTGAGAATGCCGGACCTGAACGGATTGCAGCTCTGCACGGAGGTTCGGAAGAACTCGAAGCTGCCGATCCTGGTGCTCTCGGTAAAGGGAGAAGAGGCCACGAAGGTGGAAGCGCTCGACGCCGGCGCCGACGATTACGTGACGAAGCCGTTTGGGATGGACGAACTGCTGGCGCGCATACGGGCGCTGTCGCGGCGCACGCATGAGGAAGAACCCAGTGGAGAGCCGATCAAGGTGGGAGACTTCGAGGTGAATCCGGACCAGCGGCAGGTGCTGGTTCGCGGGCAGGAGATTCGACTGACTCCGAAGGAGTATGAGCTGATTATTTTCTTCCTTGCGAATCGCGGCAAGGTGAACACGCACCGGTCGATCCTGCGCGCCGTGTGGGGCGAAAACAGCCAGGAGCAGCCGGAGTATCTGCGAGTGTTCGTGGGACAGTTGCGAAAGAAGATCGAGGTGGATCCGTCGCATCCGCGATATATCAAGACGGAACCGTGGGTGGGATACCGGTTCAATCCGGAACTCTGA
- a CDS encoding enoyl-CoA hydratase/isomerase family protein — translation MATTTVETSKLIDYRTEAGVAVITMTDPPANTYTYEMNRQLDDAILKARMDNDVHVIVLTGAGDKFFSAGANIKMLASVDPTFKYYFCLHANETLLRLEHTPKLVIAAINGHCVGGGLEIAMAADLRIARQDAGKIGLPEVNLGVLPGTGGTQRLSRLVGKSKAIELMVTGNTYTFEEAKEMGIVNDIFDRDGFMENVLEYARQFCPPNKAAKAVGHIKRSVQTGWELPMESALAVERELQALLFNSQDAKEGLNAYVEKRPATFTAK, via the coding sequence ATGGCCACCACGACTGTTGAAACCAGCAAACTGATTGACTATCGCACGGAAGCAGGCGTCGCCGTGATTACCATGACCGATCCACCGGCGAACACCTACACCTACGAGATGAATCGCCAACTGGATGACGCCATTCTGAAGGCGCGCATGGACAACGATGTCCACGTGATCGTGCTTACGGGCGCGGGCGATAAGTTCTTCTCCGCGGGCGCGAACATCAAAATGCTGGCCAGCGTGGATCCGACGTTCAAGTACTACTTCTGCCTGCACGCGAATGAGACGCTGTTGCGCCTGGAACATACGCCGAAGCTGGTGATCGCGGCCATCAACGGACATTGCGTGGGTGGCGGACTTGAAATCGCCATGGCGGCCGATCTGCGGATCGCACGCCAGGACGCGGGCAAAATCGGACTGCCGGAAGTGAACCTGGGCGTGCTGCCGGGGACCGGCGGAACGCAGCGGTTGTCGCGGTTGGTGGGAAAGTCGAAGGCGATTGAGTTGATGGTGACCGGCAACACCTACACGTTCGAGGAAGCGAAGGAGATGGGCATCGTCAACGACATCTTCGATCGCGACGGCTTCATGGAGAACGTGCTGGAGTATGCGCGCCAGTTCTGTCCGCCGAACAAAGCGGCAAAGGCCGTGGGACACATCAAGCGCTCGGTGCAGACCGGTTGGGAGTTGCCGATGGAAAGCGCCTTGGCGGTTGAGCGCGAACTTCAGGCGCTGCTGTTCAACTCACAGGACGCGAAGGAAGGCCTAAACGCGTACGTCGAGAAGAGGCCGGCGACGTTCACGGCGAAGTAG
- a CDS encoding enoyl-CoA hydratase/isomerase family protein, whose product MADQNYSRLMVAMQAPVARVIFANPPVNVIDLKMMDELLSVLAEVEQRTDIVAVVFGGSDRAFSAGVDVAAHMPERVQEMLTKFHAVIRAVITSKKVTVAAVRGTCLGGGAELAAVCDMVFTTDSANWGFPEISLGCFPPAACALLGAVVGQKHAAELILTGRQVSGEEAMRIGLANEALPEDELADIVDDTCDRMGQLSPAALAITKKALYAWNAAHWDKGLDRAEKIYFDELMKTEDAVEGVRAFMEKRPARWTGR is encoded by the coding sequence ATGGCCGACCAGAACTATTCCCGCCTTATGGTGGCGATGCAGGCGCCTGTTGCGCGCGTGATCTTCGCCAATCCACCCGTAAACGTAATCGATTTGAAAATGATGGATGAGTTGTTGTCCGTACTCGCGGAAGTGGAGCAGCGGACGGACATCGTGGCCGTGGTGTTTGGCGGCAGCGATCGAGCATTTTCGGCCGGAGTGGACGTGGCGGCGCATATGCCCGAACGGGTGCAGGAAATGCTGACGAAGTTCCACGCGGTGATTCGGGCTGTGATCACGTCGAAGAAAGTCACCGTGGCCGCCGTGAGGGGAACCTGCCTGGGCGGAGGCGCGGAACTGGCGGCCGTCTGCGACATGGTGTTCACAACGGATTCGGCGAACTGGGGATTTCCGGAGATATCGCTGGGATGCTTTCCTCCGGCGGCGTGCGCATTGCTGGGGGCGGTCGTCGGGCAGAAGCACGCGGCGGAGTTGATTTTGACGGGACGTCAGGTATCTGGCGAAGAGGCGATGCGAATCGGACTGGCGAACGAAGCGCTCCCGGAAGACGAACTGGCTGACATCGTGGATGATACGTGCGACAGGATGGGGCAGTTGAGTCCGGCGGCGCTGGCGATCACGAAGAAGGCGCTGTACGCGTGGAATGCCGCGCATTGGGACAAAGGCCTGGATCGGGCGGAGAAGATTTACTTTGACGAACTGATGAAGACGGAAGACGCGGTGGAAGGCGTGAGGGCGTTCATGGAGAAGAGGCCGGCGAGGTGGACGGGACGGTAG
- a CDS encoding rhodanese-like domain-containing protein: protein MEFEITPEELKQKLDGGAELTVLDVREPWEYDAARIEGSKLIPMDQIPARVHQELDPEEHVVVVCHHGVRSANVAAWLAQQGFEKVQSLRGGVDRWSRVIDPSVPIY from the coding sequence ATGGAATTTGAAATCACACCGGAAGAACTGAAGCAGAAGCTGGATGGCGGCGCAGAGTTGACTGTGCTCGATGTGCGCGAGCCGTGGGAATACGATGCGGCACGGATCGAGGGCTCGAAGCTGATCCCGATGGACCAGATACCGGCAAGGGTGCACCAGGAGCTTGATCCGGAGGAGCACGTGGTGGTGGTTTGTCACCATGGTGTCCGGTCGGCGAACGTGGCGGCGTGGCTGGCGCAGCAGGGGTTCGAGAAGGTGCAATCGCTGCGCGGGGGCGTCGATCGCTGGTCGCGTGTGATTGATCCGAGTGTGCCGATATACTAG
- a CDS encoding CBS domain-containing protein produces the protein MSILALMPASNLTLSEVLGAPVLDSTGAVAGRVREVAICPQEDPARISLLLLKTKLGTRAIKPSQIQQINSYVKAKVPLADLPPYSGPEGYFLLDRDLLDQQIIDVNGRKVVRVNDVEIHADASADQLALKIGAVDVGVRGFVRRILKGLVPGPALRGLTRQIPPRLIPWEFVDLIETDPARRVKLKISHDKLGQLHPADIADIVEDLSPAEREAIFETLDEEVAAEALEEVEPKLQRSIVESLDEDRVADIVEEMDPDAAADLLGDLTEEKSDAILEEMEPEQREEVEELLEHKENTAAGRMNTEYVALHEDATAQDAIAALRMFEGDVSSVVTVYLVDLEWKLMGAVPLQNVALAEAGTKLGDIKAEPLVSCKLHARESEFTELFDKYNLMSLPVVDDDGGLAGVITADDVIALLRQQQ, from the coding sequence GTGAGTATTCTCGCACTGATGCCGGCCTCGAATCTCACCTTGAGCGAAGTGCTCGGTGCCCCGGTCCTGGACTCGACGGGCGCCGTGGCCGGTCGTGTACGTGAAGTCGCAATCTGTCCGCAGGAAGATCCCGCCCGCATCTCGCTGCTCCTGCTGAAGACGAAACTGGGCACGCGAGCCATCAAGCCATCCCAAATCCAGCAGATCAACAGCTATGTAAAAGCGAAGGTGCCTCTCGCGGATCTGCCGCCTTATTCGGGGCCCGAAGGCTACTTCCTGCTCGATCGCGACCTGTTGGATCAGCAGATCATCGACGTTAACGGCCGCAAGGTCGTTCGCGTCAATGATGTCGAAATCCATGCAGATGCCTCGGCTGACCAGTTGGCGCTCAAGATCGGCGCTGTCGACGTCGGCGTAAGAGGCTTCGTCCGTCGCATCCTTAAGGGGCTTGTGCCCGGCCCGGCACTGCGCGGTCTGACCCGTCAGATTCCGCCACGGCTGATCCCCTGGGAGTTCGTGGACCTCATCGAAACCGATCCGGCGCGGCGCGTGAAGCTCAAGATTTCTCACGACAAACTCGGTCAACTGCATCCGGCCGATATCGCCGACATCGTTGAAGACCTGTCACCGGCCGAACGCGAAGCCATCTTCGAGACGCTTGATGAAGAAGTGGCAGCCGAGGCGCTGGAAGAGGTCGAGCCCAAGTTGCAGCGGTCTATTGTCGAGTCGCTCGACGAGGATCGCGTCGCCGACATCGTTGAAGAGATGGACCCTGACGCCGCCGCCGACCTGCTGGGCGACCTGACGGAAGAGAAGTCCGACGCCATCCTGGAAGAGATGGAGCCCGAGCAGCGCGAAGAAGTGGAGGAACTGCTCGAGCACAAGGAGAACACCGCCGCAGGCCGAATGAACACCGAGTACGTGGCGCTGCATGAGGACGCGACCGCGCAGGATGCCATCGCTGCCTTGCGGATGTTTGAAGGCGATGTGTCGAGCGTGGTGACGGTGTACCTGGTCGACTTGGAATGGAAGCTGATGGGCGCGGTGCCGCTGCAAAACGTCGCACTCGCTGAAGCAGGCACCAAACTCGGAGACATCAAGGCCGAGCCACTGGTCTCGTGCAAGCTACATGCACGTGAAAGCGAGTTCACAGAGCTCTTCGATAAATACAATCTGATGTCGCTGCCGGTAGTAGATGACGATGGCGGACTGGCAGGCGTCATCACTGCCGACGACGTGATAGCCCTGCTGCGACAACAGCAGTAG
- the ruvC gene encoding crossover junction endodeoxyribonuclease RuvC — MRVLGIDCGTEFTGYAVVEQPHDCDLAYVTCGTIKLSPRKPMAERLTQVFDTLRSVIGEFHPDMVAIEEVFYAVNAKSALKLGQVRGVAMLAASSCGLAVAEYAPLSIKSAVVGYGKAEKSQVQHMVTTLLRLSAPPESPDAADALAIAICHLHTWGTLQRQAAASK, encoded by the coding sequence GTGCGCGTACTGGGCATCGATTGCGGGACAGAGTTTACCGGCTATGCGGTGGTGGAGCAGCCGCACGACTGCGACCTTGCCTACGTCACCTGCGGCACCATTAAGCTGTCGCCCCGGAAGCCAATGGCCGAGCGCCTGACCCAGGTCTTCGATACGCTGCGTAGCGTCATCGGCGAGTTCCATCCAGACATGGTGGCCATCGAAGAGGTCTTCTACGCAGTCAACGCCAAGTCTGCCCTGAAACTTGGGCAGGTACGCGGCGTCGCCATGCTCGCCGCGTCCTCCTGCGGATTGGCCGTGGCCGAGTACGCCCCGCTCTCCATCAAGTCGGCTGTTGTAGGATACGGAAAGGCGGAGAAGTCGCAGGTCCAGCACATGGTCACCACCTTGCTCAGGCTTTCGGCTCCTCCGGAGTCACCGGACGCGGCCGACGCGCTCGCAATTGCCATCTGTCATCTGCATACCTGGGGGACACTCCAGCGCCAGGCAGCAGCATCGAAATAG
- a CDS encoding nuclear transport factor 2 family protein: MMRIAAMVLLLSSVPILGHAACAVHDSKTKEGLLRAENRWVAALDKTDANSLACILAPEFKDSGVYGELRDRQKVMSDLPHRRPAKQELRNVEAVLLGGTGVVRGVNHLTTSEGKPLADVRFTDVFVYRDHRWQAVSAQETLVKEENRR, from the coding sequence ATGATGCGTATAGCCGCCATGGTCTTGTTGCTGTCGAGTGTGCCTATATTGGGGCACGCGGCATGTGCTGTTCATGATTCGAAGACGAAAGAAGGATTGCTTCGTGCTGAGAATCGCTGGGTGGCTGCGCTCGACAAGACAGATGCGAATTCGCTTGCCTGCATTCTTGCTCCGGAGTTCAAGGATTCGGGCGTTTACGGTGAGTTGCGCGACCGGCAGAAAGTCATGAGTGATCTGCCGCATCGTCGGCCGGCGAAGCAGGAATTGCGTAATGTCGAGGCGGTCCTGCTTGGCGGGACCGGCGTGGTGCGGGGAGTGAACCATCTAACAACGAGTGAGGGCAAGCCACTGGCCGATGTGCGATTCACCGATGTGTTCGTCTATCGCGACCATCGGTGGCAGGCGGTATCTGCGCAGGAAACATTGGTGAAGGAAGAGAACAGGCGCTGA
- a CDS encoding TetR/AcrR family transcriptional regulator produces the protein MATSVLRPKRNGEAARRETERFEQRLGEILDHATDVFYEKGYDAASMRDLSRATGMSLAGLYYYFESKERLLYLIQKHTFETVVRNLKQKLELINDPEKKVEVFIHNHLEYFLANRKAMTVLSHEDETLKNEFGTEIQAIKREYYRIGTQIVEELRAEYGERFGAVNTRTAVVTLFGMINWIYTWHNPRVDGDANALTQQMSQIFLRGVLNQGTPMGNSESKPTGRKRRD, from the coding sequence ATGGCTACCAGTGTCTTACGTCCGAAAAGAAACGGCGAAGCCGCGCGTCGCGAGACGGAGCGGTTTGAGCAGCGCCTTGGGGAAATTCTCGACCACGCCACCGATGTCTTTTACGAGAAAGGCTACGACGCCGCGTCGATGCGCGACCTATCGCGCGCGACCGGAATGTCGCTGGCGGGGCTGTACTACTACTTCGAATCCAAAGAGCGACTGCTGTACCTGATTCAGAAGCACACGTTTGAAACGGTCGTCCGCAATCTTAAGCAGAAGCTGGAGCTGATCAACGACCCGGAGAAAAAGGTGGAGGTGTTCATTCATAACCACCTCGAATACTTCCTCGCGAACCGAAAGGCGATGACGGTGCTCTCGCATGAAGACGAGACGCTGAAGAACGAATTCGGCACAGAGATACAGGCCATCAAGCGGGAGTATTACCGGATCGGCACACAGATTGTGGAAGAGCTTCGCGCGGAGTATGGCGAGCGGTTTGGCGCAGTGAATACGCGCACGGCGGTGGTGACACTGTTCGGGATGATCAACTGGATTTACACCTGGCACAATCCGCGCGTGGATGGTGACGCAAACGCGCTGACGCAGCAAATGTCACAAATTTTTCTGCGGGGCGTGCTGAATCAAGGGACGCCGATGGGGAATTCGGAATCTAAACCAACCGGACGAAAGCGCCGGGATTAA
- a CDS encoding DUF4118 domain-containing protein: MGKLLPSWKYALTVVICAGSMALLIGLRPHVDLTTVASLLLVVVIIIATWAGRGPALLASLLVLVSFNFFFIPPVHTLRIHESQDWIAFAAFLFAAITVGWLSSAARERAEEAERHRAKAEQLYKALQEAFEQASQAETLRRSEKLKTALLDAVTHDLKTPLTSIKASVTSLLSTQAEGASSEREYLQVINEETDRLDHFVEEMMALAQIEGGHLLLHPRPTSAEEVISNAVARADKRLQGAQVQITVPDTLPMLEVDAATISQALYEIVENAAKYCGPARRIAISAVQRDATVEIAVENDGMPVPEELRTRVFEKLFRVPGTSKKDKGFGLGLAIARGIVEAHGGRITMEATPENRGTVVRFTVPVRIER, translated from the coding sequence ATGGGCAAGCTGCTGCCCTCCTGGAAATACGCTCTGACGGTTGTCATCTGTGCGGGGTCGATGGCACTGCTGATCGGGCTACGCCCACACGTCGATCTCACTACCGTCGCGAGCCTGCTGCTGGTGGTGGTGATCATCATCGCGACGTGGGCCGGACGGGGCCCGGCACTGCTCGCTTCCCTGCTGGTACTGGTTTCGTTCAACTTCTTCTTTATCCCGCCGGTACATACTCTACGTATCCATGAGTCGCAAGACTGGATTGCGTTTGCCGCCTTCCTCTTTGCAGCGATCACGGTGGGATGGCTTTCGTCAGCGGCGCGGGAGCGGGCGGAAGAAGCCGAGAGACACCGCGCCAAGGCCGAACAACTCTACAAGGCGCTGCAAGAGGCGTTCGAGCAGGCGAGCCAGGCGGAAACGTTGCGTCGCAGCGAGAAGCTGAAGACGGCGTTGCTGGACGCGGTAACACACGATTTAAAGACGCCGCTGACGTCGATCAAGGCGTCGGTGACGTCGCTGCTCAGCACGCAGGCGGAAGGGGCGAGTTCGGAGCGCGAGTACTTGCAGGTGATCAACGAGGAGACGGACCGGCTGGATCACTTCGTCGAGGAGATGATGGCGCTGGCGCAGATCGAAGGCGGACATCTGCTGCTGCATCCGAGACCGACTTCGGCGGAAGAGGTGATTTCGAACGCGGTGGCGAGGGCAGACAAACGTCTGCAAGGCGCGCAGGTGCAAATCACGGTCCCGGATACGCTGCCGATGCTGGAGGTGGACGCTGCGACGATCTCGCAGGCGCTGTACGAGATCGTGGAAAATGCGGCGAAGTATTGCGGCCCAGCACGCCGGATCGCGATTTCCGCAGTGCAGCGCGACGCGACGGTGGAGATTGCCGTGGAAAACGACGGCATGCCGGTCCCGGAAGAACTGCGAACACGGGTGTTCGAGAAGTTGTTTCGCGTCCCAGGAACTTCGAAGAAAGACAAGGGTTTTGGATTAGGACTGGCCATTGCGCGAGGAATCGTGGAGGCACACGGTGGCCGGATCACGATGGAGGCCACACCTGAAAACCGGGGTACCGTGGTGCGGTTCACGGTGCCAGTAAGGATTGAAAGATGA
- a CDS encoding ATP-binding protein, which yields MTAKRVVYKLDSTLDSVNEVEQKASQLATQSGLDEEAVQRIEMAVREAAVNAVYHGNAYDPNKKMTFALERTPESIIITVADEGKGLSEDDIPDPLSPENLLKPHGRGIFLIRSFMDEVRIRKLQPGTEITLIKHVGGLGADGKEKSE from the coding sequence ATGACGGCAAAACGGGTCGTCTACAAGCTGGATTCCACACTCGATAGCGTCAACGAAGTCGAGCAGAAAGCCAGTCAACTCGCGACGCAGTCGGGCCTGGACGAGGAAGCGGTCCAGCGCATCGAAATGGCTGTCCGCGAAGCGGCAGTCAATGCCGTCTATCACGGCAATGCCTACGATCCCAACAAGAAGATGACCTTTGCCCTGGAGCGTACGCCCGAGTCGATCATCATCACCGTGGCGGATGAAGGCAAAGGATTATCCGAGGATGACATCCCGGACCCGCTGTCGCCGGAGAACCTGTTGAAGCCTCATGGCCGCGGCATCTTCCTGATCCGTTCGTTCATGGATGAAGTTCGTATTCGTAAGTTACAACCTGGAACTGAAATTACTCTTATCAAGCACGTCGGTGGCCTTGGGGCAGACGGCAAGGAGAAATCGGAATGA
- a CDS encoding STAS domain-containing protein: MTMKSNTRQVDGVTIVDLSGRITLGEGSTMLRDIVRDIIAKGNKKILLNLGDVTYIDSSGIGELVSAFTTVRNGGGELKLLNLTKKVHDLLQITKLYTVFDIKDDEANAIQSFK, translated from the coding sequence ATGACGATGAAGTCCAACACCCGGCAGGTTGATGGCGTGACCATTGTGGACCTGAGCGGCCGTATCACGCTCGGTGAAGGCAGCACAATGCTACGCGACATTGTCCGCGACATAATCGCCAAGGGGAACAAGAAGATCCTACTGAACCTGGGCGACGTCACCTACATTGACAGCTCTGGTATCGGAGAACTGGTCAGCGCTTTCACCACCGTCCGCAATGGCGGCGGCGAGCTGAAGCTCCTGAACCTGACCAAGAAGGTCCACGACCTCCTTCAGATCACGAAGCTTTATACCGTCTTTGATATTAAGGACGACGAGGCGAACGCGATCCAGTCGTTCAAGTAG